A genomic region of Barnesiella viscericola DSM 18177 contains the following coding sequences:
- a CDS encoding alpha-amylase family protein, which translates to MTDEKIIIYQVLPRLFSNCCESCVPNGTYAQNGSGKLNDFTPKVLQEIKKLGANYIWYTGVIEHATKTDYSRYGIRPDNRYVVKGEAGSPYAIKDYYDIDPDLAVDPLNRMHEFEALVARTHEAGLKVILDFVPNHVARQYHSDAAPQGVEDLGAHDDKEKHFSPSNNFYYIPRQAFSPQFYIGEGDDRYFEYPAKATGNDCFGAFPSQNDWYETVKLNYGVDYMGGHRLCFDPIPDTWHKMLDILLFWCGKGIDAFRCDMAHMVPVEFWGWAIPRVKESYPAVLFIAEIYDQSLYRLYIEKGKFDYLYDKVGLYDKLRGVLCHQVSAAQLTYCWQAVDGIGGHMLNFLENHDEQRFASPFFAGDADKAIPALVVATMMSTGPMMIYFGQELGERGDDVEGFSGHDGRTTIFDYWSVPAVRQWYDGGRCSVAKLTPGQKRLRNLYKTILNIGRREKAVGQGSFFDLMYVNGENPRFNPHRHYAFLRKYGNELLVIAVNFDTHPAEVAINLPDHAFDTMKIAAGQYESTELISGEKATKELSPDTPFSTAIPACGAVVWKIELKNFSQRSIEKIKKDKKISK; encoded by the coding sequence ATGACCGACGAAAAAATAATTATCTACCAAGTGCTTCCCCGCCTGTTCTCCAACTGTTGCGAATCCTGTGTGCCTAACGGCACCTATGCGCAGAATGGTTCGGGCAAGCTGAACGACTTCACCCCCAAGGTGTTGCAGGAGATTAAGAAGCTGGGAGCCAATTACATCTGGTATACCGGTGTCATCGAGCATGCCACCAAGACCGACTACTCCCGCTACGGCATTCGCCCCGACAACCGGTATGTGGTCAAGGGTGAGGCCGGGTCGCCCTATGCCATCAAGGACTATTACGACATCGACCCTGACCTGGCCGTCGATCCGCTTAATCGCATGCACGAGTTCGAAGCTCTCGTGGCCCGTACCCACGAGGCCGGGTTGAAGGTGATACTCGATTTCGTACCCAACCACGTGGCCCGGCAATACCACTCCGATGCCGCTCCGCAGGGCGTCGAGGATTTGGGAGCCCACGACGATAAGGAGAAGCACTTCTCACCCTCGAACAATTTCTACTACATACCCCGGCAAGCCTTCTCGCCCCAGTTCTACATCGGCGAGGGTGACGACCGCTATTTTGAGTACCCCGCCAAGGCCACCGGCAACGACTGTTTCGGGGCCTTCCCCAGCCAGAACGACTGGTACGAGACGGTGAAACTCAACTACGGCGTCGACTACATGGGCGGTCATCGCCTCTGTTTCGATCCCATACCCGACACCTGGCACAAGATGCTCGACATACTCCTCTTCTGGTGCGGCAAAGGTATCGACGCCTTCCGCTGCGACATGGCTCACATGGTACCCGTCGAGTTCTGGGGGTGGGCCATTCCCCGGGTGAAGGAGAGCTATCCCGCCGTCCTCTTCATCGCCGAGATTTACGACCAGAGCCTCTATCGGCTCTACATCGAGAAGGGCAAATTCGACTACCTCTACGACAAGGTAGGTCTCTACGACAAGTTGCGGGGCGTGCTGTGCCATCAGGTATCGGCGGCACAACTCACCTACTGCTGGCAAGCTGTCGACGGGATAGGGGGGCACATGCTCAACTTTCTCGAAAATCACGATGAGCAACGCTTCGCCTCACCCTTTTTTGCCGGTGATGCCGACAAGGCCATTCCGGCACTGGTCGTTGCCACGATGATGAGCACCGGCCCCATGATGATCTATTTCGGGCAGGAGTTGGGCGAGCGGGGCGACGATGTCGAAGGATTCAGCGGACACGACGGCCGCACCACCATCTTCGACTATTGGAGCGTACCCGCCGTGCGTCAATGGTACGACGGCGGTCGCTGCTCGGTAGCCAAACTAACCCCCGGGCAGAAGCGGTTGCGCAACCTCTATAAAACGATACTCAACATAGGGCGTCGCGAAAAAGCCGTGGGGCAGGGCAGTTTCTTCGACCTGATGTATGTCAACGGCGAGAACCCCCGCTTCAATCCCCATCGCCACTATGCCTTCCTGCGCAAATACGGCAACGAGCTGCTGGTTATTGCCGTCAATTTCGATACCCACCCCGCCGAGGTCGCCATCAACTTGCCCGACCACGCCTTCGATACGATGAAAATCGCAGCCGGGCAATACGAATCGACCGAGCTGATAAGCGGCGAAAAAGCCACAAAGGAACTCTCGCCCGACACCCCGTTCTCTACTGCGATTCCAGCCTGTGGAGCCGTGGTGTGGAAAATCGAATTAAAAAATTTTTCCCAACGAAGTATAGAAAAAATAAAAAAGGACAAGAAAATTTCGAAATAG
- a CDS encoding ribose-phosphate pyrophosphokinase — protein sequence MSQTPPFKVFSGTNSRYLAEKICNSLGCELGQMNIQHFADGEFAVSFEESIRGCQVYLVQSTFPNSDNLMELLLMIDAAKRASAKSIVAVVPYFGWARQDRKDKPRVSIAAKLLADILSVAGINRLITMDLHADQIQGFFDVPVDHLYASSVFIPYIQSLNLKDMVVATPDVGGSKRASTYAKYLGVPLVLCHKQRAKANVVESMTVIGDVEGKNVILVDDMVDTAGTITKAADLMMSKGALSVRAIASHAVMSDPATERVQNSSMTEMIFTDSIPYNKQCDKVHIISIADLFADTIRRVYENKSISSQYLL from the coding sequence ATGAGTCAAACACCTCCGTTCAAGGTATTTTCGGGAACCAATTCAAGGTATCTCGCTGAAAAAATCTGTAATAGTCTGGGTTGCGAATTAGGCCAAATGAACATTCAGCATTTTGCCGATGGCGAATTTGCCGTATCCTTCGAGGAGTCGATTCGGGGCTGCCAGGTATATCTGGTGCAATCGACCTTCCCCAATTCCGACAACCTCATGGAATTGTTGTTGATGATCGATGCCGCCAAACGCGCTTCGGCCAAATCTATTGTAGCCGTCGTTCCCTATTTCGGTTGGGCACGTCAGGACCGCAAGGACAAACCCCGTGTTTCGATTGCCGCCAAGCTGTTGGCCGACATTCTGAGCGTAGCCGGTATCAACCGTCTCATCACGATGGACCTGCACGCCGACCAGATTCAGGGTTTCTTCGATGTTCCCGTGGATCACTTGTATGCTTCGTCGGTATTCATTCCCTATATCCAATCGTTGAATCTCAAGGATATGGTGGTTGCTACCCCCGACGTAGGAGGTTCCAAGCGCGCCAGCACCTATGCCAAGTACCTGGGTGTGCCCCTGGTACTCTGTCACAAGCAACGCGCCAAAGCCAATGTAGTCGAGAGCATGACCGTGATTGGCGACGTGGAGGGTAAGAACGTAATTCTCGTGGACGATATGGTCGATACCGCCGGTACCATCACCAAAGCTGCCGACCTGATGATGAGCAAAGGAGCCCTCTCGGTTCGCGCCATCGCTTCGCACGCCGTGATGAGCGACCCTGCCACTGAACGTGTACAGAACTCGTCGATGACCGAGATGATCTTCACCGACAGTATCCCCTACAACAAGCAGTGCGACAAGGTGCACATCATCAGCATTGCCGACCTCTTTGCCGATACCATTCGTCGGGTGTACGAAAACAAATCCATCAGTTCGCAATACCTGCTGTAA
- the dnaK gene encoding molecular chaperone DnaK, which translates to MGKIIGIDLGTTNSCVAVMEGTEPVVIANSEGRRTTPSIVAFVDGGERKVGEPAKRQAITNPTRTIFSIKRFMGESYDQVTNEIARVPYKVVRSDNNMPRVDIDGRLYSPQEISAMILQKMKKTAEDYLGQEVTDAVITVPAYFNDSQRQATKEAGEIAGLNVRRIVNEPTAAALAYGLDKANKDMKIAVFDLGGGTFDISILELGDGVFEVKSTNGDTHLGGDDFDHVIIDWLADEFKNDEGVDLREDPMALQRLKEAAEKAKIELSSSTSTEINLPYIMPVNGVPKHLVKTLTRAKFEQLCDRLIQATIEPCRKALQDAGLSASDIDEVILVGGSTRIPAIQAIVEKFFGKTPSKGVNPDEVVAVGAAIQGAVLTGDVKDVLLLDVTPLSLGIETLGGVMTKLIDANTTIPTRKSEIFSTAVDNQPSVEIHVLQGERPMAKDNKTIGKFHLDGIPAAMRGVPQIEVTFDIDANGILNVSAKDKGTGKEQSIRIEASSGLTDAEIKRMKDEAAANAESDAKEKERIDKLNHADALIFQTEKQLKEMGDKIPADKRSAIESALNKLKEAHKAQDIAGVDSASSELESVLQAAAQDLYNAQAQQQAGAQQAQPGANAQQGGNNDGKDVTDVDFEEVK; encoded by the coding sequence ATGGGAAAGATTATTGGTATTGACTTAGGAACAACCAACTCGTGTGTCGCCGTAATGGAAGGTACCGAGCCGGTAGTAATCGCCAACAGCGAGGGTCGTCGTACGACGCCTTCAATCGTGGCTTTTGTAGATGGTGGCGAACGTAAAGTGGGTGAGCCCGCCAAACGTCAGGCCATCACGAACCCGACGAGAACAATCTTCTCGATCAAACGTTTCATGGGCGAGTCTTATGACCAGGTAACCAACGAAATCGCTCGTGTGCCTTACAAGGTAGTGCGCAGCGACAACAACATGCCTCGTGTCGACATCGACGGTCGTCTCTACTCACCGCAAGAGATTTCGGCCATGATTCTGCAAAAAATGAAAAAAACAGCCGAAGACTATCTGGGTCAAGAGGTAACCGATGCCGTGATTACGGTACCTGCCTACTTCAACGACTCGCAACGTCAGGCTACGAAGGAGGCCGGTGAGATTGCCGGGTTGAACGTCCGCCGTATCGTCAACGAACCTACGGCTGCCGCTTTGGCCTACGGTCTCGACAAGGCTAACAAAGATATGAAAATCGCCGTATTCGACCTGGGTGGTGGTACGTTCGATATCTCTATCCTGGAATTGGGCGACGGTGTATTCGAAGTAAAATCGACCAACGGTGATACTCACCTGGGTGGTGATGACTTCGACCACGTAATCATCGACTGGCTGGCCGATGAGTTCAAGAACGACGAAGGCGTAGACCTGCGTGAGGATCCTATGGCCTTGCAACGGTTGAAAGAGGCTGCCGAAAAGGCTAAAATCGAATTGTCGAGCTCGACCTCGACCGAGATCAACTTGCCTTACATCATGCCTGTAAACGGTGTGCCCAAACACTTGGTTAAGACGTTGACGCGTGCCAAATTCGAGCAGTTGTGCGACCGCTTGATCCAGGCTACCATCGAGCCTTGCCGCAAAGCCCTGCAAGATGCCGGACTGAGCGCATCGGATATCGACGAGGTTATCCTCGTAGGTGGTTCGACCCGTATCCCCGCTATCCAAGCTATCGTCGAGAAATTCTTCGGCAAGACGCCGTCGAAGGGTGTTAACCCCGACGAGGTAGTTGCCGTAGGTGCTGCCATACAGGGAGCCGTATTAACCGGCGATGTAAAAGATGTGTTGCTGCTCGATGTAACGCCGCTTTCGCTGGGTATCGAAACGCTGGGTGGCGTGATGACCAAACTGATCGACGCCAACACGACGATTCCTACCCGCAAGTCGGAAATCTTCTCGACGGCTGTCGACAACCAACCTTCGGTTGAAATCCACGTACTGCAAGGTGAACGTCCTATGGCCAAGGACAACAAGACCATCGGTAAGTTCCACCTCGACGGAATCCCCGCTGCCATGCGTGGTGTGCCTCAAATCGAGGTTACATTCGATATCGATGCCAACGGTATCTTGAATGTATCGGCCAAAGATAAAGGCACGGGCAAAGAGCAGAGCATTCGTATCGAGGCTTCGAGCGGCTTGACCGACGCCGAAATCAAACGTATGAAGGACGAGGCTGCCGCCAACGCCGAAAGTGATGCCAAAGAGAAGGAACGTATCGATAAACTGAATCACGCCGATGCCCTTATCTTCCAGACCGAGAAACAGCTCAAAGAGATGGGCGACAAGATCCCGGCCGACAAGAGAAGCGCCATTGAATCGGCTCTGAACAAACTGAAAGAGGCTCACAAGGCTCAGGATATCGCCGGTGTCGACTCGGCTTCGAGCGAACTGGAAAGCGTTCTGCAAGCTGCTGCCCAAGACCTGTACAACGCTCAGGCTCAACAACAGGCTGGTGCTCAACAGGCTCAACCGGGTGCCAACGCACAACAGGGCGGTAACAACGACGGTAAAGATGTGACCGACGTGGACTTCGAGGAAGTTAAATAA
- a CDS encoding exodeoxyribonuclease X C-terminal domain-containing protein — MAFPGRLGVFFLSLAKIRILYYISNQFFIKFYSFYDSPYLKDAKYIYWLIENDPNFKVDILEILGIIPKNDSEAKKLLSEEYDRVFSQMAENVIMPFGKYKGKSLKEIEEQDPNYIDWLRKNNIDILGRK; from the coding sequence TTGGCTTTTCCAGGGCGCTTGGGGGTATTCTTTTTATCTTTAGCTAAGATACGGATTTTATATTACATTAGCAATCAATTCTTTATAAAGTTTTATTCTTTTTACGACAGTCCCTATCTTAAAGATGCAAAATATATATATTGGCTAATTGAGAATGATCCAAATTTCAAGGTTGATATTCTTGAAATCTTAGGGATAATACCCAAAAATGATTCAGAAGCTAAAAAACTTTTATCAGAGGAATACGATAGAGTCTTTTCCCAAATGGCAGAAAATGTTATTATGCCTTTTGGAAAATATAAAGGGAAATCATTGAAGGAAATAGAGGAACAGGATCCTAATTATATTGATTGGCTAAGAAAAAATAATATAGATATTCTTGGGAGGAAGTGA
- a CDS encoding L-threonylcarbamoyladenylate synthase: protein MSEDIKQACEVMERGGVILYPTDTIWGIGCDATNAAAVKRVYEIKQRADSKALIVLTDSEPKVEYYVSEVPETAWQLLDVAVKPLTIIYPGARNLAPNLLAEDGSVAIRITHEAFSQELCRRFKKAIVSTSANISGQPSPHNFAEVSVEIKNAVDYIVEARRDETKEAVPSSIIKLESDGSIKIIRE from the coding sequence ATCAGCGAAGATATCAAGCAGGCTTGCGAGGTGATGGAGCGCGGCGGCGTGATTTTATACCCGACCGACACGATTTGGGGTATCGGTTGCGACGCGACTAATGCCGCGGCGGTGAAGCGGGTGTATGAAATCAAGCAACGAGCCGACAGCAAGGCGCTTATCGTGCTCACCGACAGTGAGCCGAAGGTGGAATACTATGTGAGCGAGGTGCCCGAAACGGCATGGCAACTGCTCGACGTGGCGGTGAAACCGCTCACGATTATCTATCCGGGAGCCCGCAACCTGGCGCCTAACTTGCTGGCCGAGGACGGGAGTGTCGCCATACGCATCACGCACGAGGCTTTTTCGCAGGAGTTGTGCCGCCGCTTCAAAAAGGCGATTGTGTCGACATCGGCCAACATCAGCGGGCAGCCTTCGCCGCACAACTTCGCCGAGGTTTCGGTCGAGATTAAAAATGCGGTCGACTATATTGTGGAGGCTCGCCGCGACGAGACGAAAGAGGCCGTGCCTTCCAGCATTATCAAACTCGAATCGGACGGTTCCATCAAGATTATACGCGAGTGA
- a CDS encoding transposase, which produces MAKVQNFSGISPDLPFTEFDFYELHRQTFATSELGKIRKRLPLREMAENFGLISKSMRAKKGRKTYFTPEGKVALMFLKMYTGLSSPKLMEHLNGNVHYQLFCDVRIDPMHPLTNYKLLDDVFSELARGLKIQQQQEILARAWKPYMKDLDTMYTDATCYESEMHYPTDPKLLWEGIEKSYEIMCTLSAKLNVHRPRTKYVDVEKANLSYRKRRRHTKVQTRKLTRRLLNLLGKILKETRTLERENAGAEKLLTARQKSDIEIITRMYRQQKAHFENNNPRESVKDRIVSISKPYVRPIVRGKEVKSVEFGAKCNNIQVDGLSFIEKLSFNAFNEGTRLTHCLKMHRKLFGVDAKKVGGDAGYAGSANRGYCKDRGIQTSFVKRGRPSLEKKENDIIRNELARVRATRMEGSFGTQKEHYGLKRIKARTKLTEILYIFFGIHTANAVQLVRREVNEIAQAA; this is translated from the coding sequence ATGGCTAAGGTACAAAATTTCTCTGGAATATCACCCGATCTTCCTTTCACGGAGTTCGATTTTTATGAATTGCATAGGCAGACATTCGCGACTAGCGAGCTGGGAAAAATCAGGAAGAGGCTGCCGCTACGTGAGATGGCAGAGAACTTTGGACTGATAAGCAAGAGCATGAGAGCGAAGAAAGGACGAAAAACATACTTCACCCCGGAGGGCAAGGTTGCGCTGATGTTCCTGAAGATGTACACAGGTCTGAGCAGCCCGAAGTTGATGGAGCATCTTAACGGTAACGTCCACTATCAGCTCTTCTGCGATGTGAGAATAGACCCGATGCATCCTCTGACGAACTACAAACTTCTGGACGACGTGTTTTCGGAACTGGCCCGCGGGCTGAAGATCCAACAGCAGCAGGAGATACTGGCAAGAGCCTGGAAACCGTACATGAAGGACCTGGACACGATGTATACGGATGCGACCTGTTACGAGAGCGAGATGCACTATCCTACGGATCCGAAGCTTCTGTGGGAAGGAATAGAGAAGTCATATGAGATAATGTGCACTCTGAGTGCCAAGCTGAATGTGCACCGTCCGAGGACGAAGTACGTAGACGTAGAGAAGGCCAACCTGTCGTACAGGAAGCGGCGCAGGCATACGAAAGTCCAGACCAGGAAACTGACCAGACGCCTGCTCAACCTTTTGGGGAAGATACTGAAGGAGACCCGCACACTGGAGAGGGAGAATGCAGGTGCGGAGAAATTGCTGACAGCCAGACAGAAGAGCGATATTGAAATCATCACAAGGATGTACCGTCAGCAGAAGGCCCACTTCGAGAACAACAATCCTCGCGAGAGTGTCAAGGACAGGATAGTGAGCATCAGCAAGCCGTATGTGAGGCCGATCGTGAGAGGCAAGGAAGTGAAGAGCGTAGAGTTCGGTGCGAAGTGCAACAACATCCAGGTTGACGGACTCTCATTCATCGAGAAGCTGTCATTCAATGCCTTCAACGAGGGAACCAGGCTTACGCACTGCCTGAAGATGCACCGAAAGCTCTTCGGTGTGGACGCGAAGAAGGTCGGAGGAGATGCAGGCTATGCCGGCAGCGCCAACAGGGGGTACTGCAAGGATAGAGGAATACAGACGTCATTCGTCAAGCGTGGCCGTCCGTCCTTGGAAAAGAAAGAGAACGACATCATCCGCAACGAGCTGGCGAGGGTGAGGGCAACGAGGATGGAAGGCTCGTTCGGAACGCAGAAGGAACACTATGGCCTGAAACGCATCAAGGCAAGGACGAAGTTGACCGAAATCCTGTACATCTTCTTTGGCATCCACACGGCGAATGCAGTACAGCTCGTCCGGCGGGAAGTCAACGAAATTGCTCAGGCTGCCTGA
- a CDS encoding acyl-CoA carboxylase subunit beta codes for MSNQLEKVQELIELRAQARLGGGQKAIDKQHEKGKYTARERIAQLLDEGSFEELDMFVRHRCTNFGQEKKSFLGDGVVTGYGTIEGRLVYVFAQDFTVFGGSLSETMALKICKVMDMAMKMGAPCIGLNDSGGARIQEGINALAGYAEIFQRNIMASGVIPQISAILGPCAGGAVYSPALTDFTIMAKGISYMFLTGPKVVKTVTGEDVTQEALGGAEVHSVKSGVAHFAAENGEEALAIIRKLISYIPQNNLEEAPLVPCNDPIDRLEDSLNEIIPDSPNRPYDMYEVIGAIIDNGEFLEVQRDYAKNIIIGFARFNGQSVGIVANQPKYLAGVLDSNASRKAARFVRFCDAFNIPIVSLVDVPGFLPGTGQEYNGVILHGAKLLYAYGEATVPKVTITLRKSYGGSHIVMSCKQLRGDMNYAWPTAEIAVMGGAGAVEVLYAKEAKEAPDPAKFMAEKEAEYTKLFANPYNAAKYGYIDDVIEPRNTRFRIIRALQQLQTKKLTNPAKKHGNIPL; via the coding sequence ATGAGCAATCAACTTGAAAAAGTACAGGAGCTGATTGAGCTGCGCGCTCAGGCTCGCCTGGGTGGTGGACAAAAAGCCATCGATAAACAACACGAGAAAGGTAAATATACGGCTCGTGAGCGCATTGCGCAACTCCTCGACGAAGGCAGCTTTGAAGAGTTGGATATGTTTGTGCGACACAGATGTACCAACTTCGGTCAAGAGAAGAAATCGTTTTTGGGCGACGGCGTCGTAACCGGTTACGGTACGATCGAAGGCCGCCTCGTTTATGTATTTGCTCAGGACTTTACCGTATTTGGCGGTTCACTGTCCGAGACGATGGCCCTGAAAATCTGCAAGGTCATGGATATGGCCATGAAGATGGGTGCGCCCTGCATTGGCCTGAACGACTCGGGAGGTGCCCGTATCCAGGAAGGTATCAACGCCTTGGCCGGTTATGCCGAAATCTTCCAGCGCAACATCATGGCTTCGGGTGTGATTCCCCAAATCTCGGCCATTCTCGGTCCCTGCGCCGGTGGTGCCGTATATTCGCCTGCCCTGACCGACTTCACGATCATGGCCAAAGGCATCTCCTACATGTTCCTCACCGGCCCGAAGGTAGTCAAGACCGTGACCGGCGAAGACGTTACCCAGGAGGCTCTCGGTGGTGCCGAAGTTCATTCGGTCAAGTCGGGTGTAGCCCACTTTGCCGCCGAGAACGGTGAAGAGGCTCTGGCCATTATCCGCAAGCTCATCAGCTATATTCCCCAGAACAACCTCGAAGAGGCTCCGCTCGTTCCCTGCAACGACCCCATCGACCGTCTCGAAGATTCGCTCAACGAGATTATCCCCGATAGCCCCAACCGCCCCTACGACATGTACGAGGTAATCGGTGCTATCATCGATAACGGCGAGTTCCTCGAAGTTCAACGCGACTACGCCAAGAATATCATCATCGGTTTCGCCCGCTTCAACGGTCAGTCGGTAGGTATCGTAGCCAACCAGCCCAAATACCTGGCCGGTGTGCTCGACAGCAACGCTTCGCGCAAAGCCGCCCGTTTCGTCCGCTTCTGCGACGCCTTTAACATTCCTATTGTCAGCCTCGTCGATGTACCGGGATTCCTGCCGGGTACGGGACAAGAGTACAACGGTGTGATTCTGCACGGTGCCAAACTGCTCTACGCCTACGGCGAAGCCACGGTGCCCAAGGTTACCATCACGCTGCGTAAGTCCTACGGTGGTTCGCACATCGTGATGAGCTGTAAACAGCTGCGCGGCGACATGAACTACGCATGGCCTACCGCCGAAATCGCCGTGATGGGTGGTGCCGGCGCCGTAGAGGTGCTCTATGCCAAAGAGGCCAAAGAGGCTCCCGATCCCGCCAAGTTCATGGCCGAGAAAGAAGCCGAGTATACCAAACTGTTTGCCAACCCCTACAACGCAGCCAAGTATGGTTATATCGACGACGTAATCGAGCCTCGCAACACCCGCTTCCGCATCATTCGCGCCTTGCAGCAGTTGCAGACTAAGAAATTAACCAATCCGGCTAAAAAGCACGGTAATATTCCTTTGTAA
- a CDS encoding patatin-like phospholipase family protein yields MAATKANLPVEIRPYRLGLALSGGGAKGFAHVGVLKALEELGIRPDIISGTSAGAVIAVLYADGYSPDEILDLFSGLSFNDLAEITLPRAGFFKIDRFKHFLQKSLRAKNIEELSIPVVVTATDLDHGTYVVWRSGSIAERVTASCSIPIIFPPVLIDGTHYVDGGVLRNLPVFPIRNECDTVIGINVSPLVNKRYKQSIVDIAARSYSFMSKSNVTEDMKLCDLFIPMKEAARYAVFDIHALRDIANVGYQQTMKLFTGKRAPKINELNR; encoded by the coding sequence ATGGCAGCAACAAAAGCAAATCTACCGGTAGAGATTCGCCCGTATCGGCTGGGGCTTGCGCTGAGTGGCGGTGGAGCCAAAGGGTTTGCCCATGTGGGCGTGTTGAAAGCATTGGAAGAGTTGGGCATTCGTCCCGACATCATCTCGGGCACCAGTGCCGGTGCCGTCATCGCCGTGCTCTATGCCGACGGCTATTCGCCCGACGAGATTCTCGACCTCTTCTCGGGCCTCTCGTTCAACGACCTGGCCGAAATCACGTTGCCCCGGGCCGGATTTTTCAAAATCGACCGCTTCAAGCATTTCTTGCAGAAGTCGTTGCGGGCAAAGAATATCGAGGAGCTCTCAATCCCGGTCGTCGTGACCGCCACCGACCTCGACCACGGCACTTACGTGGTGTGGCGTTCGGGTTCGATAGCCGAGCGGGTCACCGCCTCGTGCAGTATCCCCATCATCTTCCCGCCCGTGCTCATCGACGGCACCCACTATGTCGACGGGGGTGTGCTGCGCAATCTGCCCGTCTTTCCCATACGCAACGAGTGCGATACGGTCATCGGCATCAACGTGAGCCCGCTGGTCAACAAGCGCTACAAGCAGTCGATTGTCGACATTGCCGCCCGTTCATACAGCTTCATGTCCAAGAGCAATGTGACCGAGGATATGAAACTGTGCGATCTCTTTATCCCCATGAAGGAGGCGGCCCGTTATGCCGTGTTTGATATTCACGCCCTGCGCGACATTGCCAACGTGGGATACCAGCAGACGATGAAACTCTTCACCGGCAAACGAGCCCCAAAAATCAACGAACTGAATAGATAA
- a CDS encoding OadG family transporter subunit: MNKKILGIFLFAAFMVSSVWAQGRKGLRINEVLVTNENNYQDDYGCQSAWIEIFNTTFGTVDVRSCYLTNDKNNPKKYPIPKGDVLTEMPPRQHVLFWADGKPNRGTFHVNFTLDPDKDNWIGLYDSNGRDLIDSVTVPAGIPTDHSYARYEDGVGYWVIKGGNEQSGYVTPSTNNITLDKNVKIDMFTEHDPFGVGMAIMAMAIVFAGLLLLYLLFRLIGQISVLIKKRNAMRVHGISDKEEAKEKGFGREAGEVYAAIAMALYQHLEAHDVEDTILTINKVKKAYSPWNSKIYSLREIPSKK; encoded by the coding sequence ATGAATAAAAAAATTTTAGGGATATTCCTGTTCGCTGCCTTCATGGTATCGTCGGTATGGGCACAGGGAAGGAAAGGCTTGCGTATCAACGAGGTGCTGGTGACCAACGAAAACAACTATCAGGACGACTACGGCTGTCAGTCGGCCTGGATAGAGATTTTCAATACCACCTTTGGTACTGTCGATGTGCGCAGCTGCTACTTGACCAACGACAAGAACAATCCCAAGAAATATCCTATTCCCAAGGGCGATGTTCTCACCGAGATGCCGCCTCGGCAACATGTGCTTTTCTGGGCCGACGGCAAGCCTAACAGGGGAACATTCCACGTGAATTTTACGCTCGACCCCGACAAAGACAACTGGATTGGTCTCTACGATTCCAACGGCCGTGACCTCATCGACTCGGTGACGGTTCCGGCAGGGATTCCCACCGACCACTCCTATGCCCGCTATGAAGACGGTGTGGGCTATTGGGTAATCAAGGGCGGAAACGAGCAGTCGGGCTATGTAACGCCGAGTACCAACAACATTACGCTCGACAAGAATGTGAAAATCGATATGTTTACCGAGCACGACCCCTTCGGGGTGGGTATGGCAATCATGGCCATGGCTATCGTATTTGCCGGTTTGTTGCTGCTCTACCTGTTGTTCCGTCTTATCGGGCAAATCTCGGTTCTCATCAAGAAGCGCAATGCGATGCGAGTACATGGTATTTCCGATAAAGAAGAGGCCAAGGAGAAAGGCTTCGGCCGCGAGGCGGGCGAGGTATATGCCGCTATCGCCATGGCTCTGTACCAGCATCTCGAAGCCCACGACGTAGAAGACACAATCCTCACCATCAACAAGGTGAAGAAAGCCTACTCGCCTTGGAACTCCAAGATTTATTCGCTGCGTGAAATTCCCTCTAAAAAGTAA
- the mce gene encoding methylmalonyl-CoA epimerase has translation MNISHIEHLGIAVKSLDEAIPYYENILGLKCYSIEEVADQKVKTAFFKVGQTKIELLEPTSEDSTIAKFIEKRGEGIHHLAFAIEDGVANALAEVEAKGVRLIDKAPRKGAEGLNIAFLHPKSTCSVLTELCEDPNK, from the coding sequence ATGAACATTTCTCACATTGAACACTTGGGAATCGCTGTCAAGAGTCTTGACGAAGCTATTCCTTATTACGAAAACATTTTAGGTCTTAAATGTTATTCCATCGAAGAGGTGGCCGACCAGAAGGTAAAAACCGCTTTCTTCAAAGTAGGACAGACCAAAATCGAGCTGCTTGAGCCCACCAGCGAAGACAGCACGATTGCCAAGTTCATAGAGAAACGCGGCGAGGGTATCCATCACCTGGCTTTCGCTATCGAAGACGGTGTGGCCAATGCCTTGGCCGAAGTCGAAGCCAAAGGTGTGCGCCTGATCGACAAAGCTCCCCGCAAAGGTGCCGAGGGGTTGAACATCGCTTTCCTGCACCCCAAATCGACTTGCAGCGTATTAACCGAACTTTGTGAAGACCCTAATAAATAA